A window from Thiosulfatimonas sediminis encodes these proteins:
- a CDS encoding NAD(P)/FAD-dependent oxidoreductase, with translation MSVTSFSIAIIGAGPAGLMAADLLSQAGCQVTVYDAMPSAGRKLLQAGRGGFNLTHSEPYDDFIGRYTQREQHITPWLQQFNADDVRLWAEQLGVATYIGSSGRVYPTNMQAAPLLRAWLQRMKLAGVTFKMRHRWLGWTVDGAMQLQHLEQTLNATPSATVLAMGGASWPRLGSDGAWVKPLREAGIEIAPLLPANCGFNLLWSDIFKQRFAGLPIKNVRFSYTDLQGITHSKLGEAMLTEYGLEGSLVYALSAGLRDQIQQTKKAVILYADLMPDHSLDALKTRFKRGWAKKGKASLASLFKKLGLSNVQVGLLREVLSAEQLQDADTVAHTLKQLPLALQSTRPIDEVISSAGGITFDALDANLMLKQKPGVFCAGEMLDWEAPTGGYLLTAVLASGKVVANGVLDYLNRQ, from the coding sequence ATGTCCGTTACTTCTTTTTCAATTGCCATTATCGGTGCCGGACCGGCCGGTTTAATGGCAGCCGACCTCTTGTCGCAAGCCGGCTGTCAAGTCACCGTTTATGATGCGATGCCGTCTGCCGGACGTAAATTGCTACAGGCTGGGCGTGGCGGTTTTAACTTAACGCACAGCGAACCTTACGACGATTTTATTGGGCGATATACGCAACGCGAACAACACATCACCCCTTGGCTGCAACAATTTAACGCCGATGATGTTCGCCTATGGGCTGAACAACTGGGCGTTGCGACCTATATCGGCAGTTCCGGGCGGGTTTATCCAACAAATATGCAGGCCGCCCCCCTGTTACGCGCTTGGCTGCAGCGAATGAAGCTCGCTGGTGTGACCTTCAAAATGCGCCACCGCTGGCTGGGCTGGACAGTCGACGGCGCCATGCAACTGCAACATCTTGAACAGACTTTGAATGCCACGCCCAGTGCCACTGTCTTGGCAATGGGCGGAGCCAGTTGGCCGCGCTTAGGTTCCGATGGCGCATGGGTAAAACCACTGCGCGAAGCGGGGATTGAAATCGCGCCCCTACTGCCGGCTAATTGCGGCTTTAATCTTCTATGGAGCGACATATTTAAGCAACGCTTTGCCGGACTCCCTATCAAAAACGTGCGCTTTAGCTACACGGATTTACAAGGAATAACGCACAGTAAATTGGGCGAAGCGATGCTAACCGAATACGGTTTGGAGGGCAGCTTAGTCTATGCACTGTCTGCGGGTCTGCGAGATCAAATACAGCAGACTAAAAAAGCGGTTATTTTATATGCCGATTTAATGCCCGACCATTCGCTCGATGCACTAAAGACGCGCTTTAAACGCGGATGGGCAAAAAAAGGCAAAGCCAGTCTCGCATCACTGTTCAAAAAACTCGGTTTATCAAATGTACAAGTCGGCTTACTGCGCGAAGTCTTATCGGCTGAACAACTACAAGATGCGGATACCGTAGCGCACACCTTAAAACAACTTCCCTTAGCATTGCAAAGTACCCGTCCAATCGATGAAGTGATTAGTAGCGCCGGAGGGATTACTTTTGATGCGCTGGATGCCAATTTAATGCTCAAGCAAAAACCCGGTGTTTTTTGCGCCGGCGAAATGCTGGATTGGGAAGCACCAACAGGAGGTTATCTGCTCACGGCGGTTTTAGCCAGTGGCAAAGTTGTGGCTAATGGCGTTTTAGATTACTTAAATAGACAATAA
- a CDS encoding DsrE family protein translates to MKKLVKQFLTALAFSIAFFGLVHSAQAADDGAKVVYHVDFADPTRYSATLTSINNIMNFYENELMEPEVHLVFVGFGLRFTTDDALKGTPYEHDAALLERRDELKGRLDALMNVRGVQVHLCDKTRDEVGLPQDKVYKGIQFAKSGVAKIAILQSEGFAYLKIQ, encoded by the coding sequence ATGAAAAAGCTCGTTAAACAATTTCTGACCGCACTGGCCTTCTCCATCGCCTTTTTTGGCTTGGTTCATAGTGCCCAAGCCGCCGATGACGGTGCAAAGGTGGTGTACCATGTGGATTTTGCCGACCCGACCCGTTATTCGGCGACGCTGACCTCTATCAACAACATCATGAATTTCTACGAGAATGAGTTGATGGAGCCGGAAGTGCATTTGGTGTTTGTCGGTTTCGGTCTACGCTTCACCACCGATGATGCTTTGAAAGGCACACCGTATGAGCATGACGCCGCCCTGCTTGAACGTCGCGATGAACTCAAAGGCCGTCTGGACGCGTTGATGAATGTGCGTGGCGTCCAAGTTCACCTGTGTGACAAGACGCGTGACGAAGTCGGCTTGCCGCAGGATAAGGTGTATAAAGGCATTCAATTCGCTAAGTCTGGCGTAGCGAAAATTGCGATTCTTCAAAGTGAAGGCTTTGCGTATTTGAAAATTCAGTAA
- a CDS encoding sensor domain-containing diguanylate cyclase: MSDALKHTYSHLEAIASAMPDPIFIMGQDGTYLDIVGGQERTLYADGSTLIGKKYHQVLPEKMADRFLKVVQKSITSNTLQEIEYQLSNSDVNGVSEGPSGGQWYEARVYPVQGDSYGQPAAIWLAINITSRKHMEEQIEHLSSNDPLTNLYNRDFFLDLLNEELNRAKMNNQPLSLIKINLDCFKNITDGYGHEMGDKAILGAAHAIEKVAKEMGPIGRLSCDQFMIALPEVKAVDAYRIGKLIQEKITGYKFKLDDGTTTCLTSHAGVTELRHPDEDSQILFKRVNEAIQNLSGTREVIKIQ, encoded by the coding sequence ATGAGTGACGCTTTAAAACACACCTATTCACACCTCGAGGCGATTGCTAGCGCCATGCCTGACCCGATTTTCATCATGGGTCAGGATGGCACTTATCTGGATATCGTCGGTGGTCAAGAGCGGACGCTCTATGCGGACGGTTCGACACTCATCGGCAAAAAATACCACCAAGTCCTGCCAGAAAAAATGGCGGATCGTTTTTTAAAAGTGGTGCAAAAATCAATTACCTCAAATACCCTGCAAGAGATTGAATACCAGCTCTCTAACAGCGATGTCAACGGCGTTTCAGAAGGCCCTTCCGGCGGACAATGGTATGAAGCGCGCGTCTATCCAGTGCAAGGCGACAGTTACGGTCAGCCGGCGGCAATCTGGCTTGCGATTAACATCACCAGCCGCAAACACATGGAAGAGCAGATAGAACATTTATCATCGAATGACCCGCTGACCAATCTATATAACCGCGACTTTTTCTTAGATTTATTGAACGAAGAACTCAATCGCGCAAAAATGAACAACCAACCGCTGTCTCTGATTAAAATCAATCTTGACTGCTTTAAAAACATTACCGATGGCTATGGTCATGAAATGGGCGATAAAGCGATTTTGGGCGCGGCGCACGCCATTGAAAAAGTCGCCAAGGAAATGGGGCCGATTGGCCGCTTGAGTTGCGATCAATTTATGATTGCCCTGCCAGAGGTTAAAGCGGTCGATGCTTATCGTATCGGCAAGCTGATTCAAGAGAAAATCACCGGTTATAAATTCAAATTGGATGACGGCACTACAACTTGCTTAACCAGCCATGCCGGTGTTACCGAACTCAGACATCCTGACGAAGATAGCCAGATTCTATTCAAGCGTGTGAATGAAGCCATTCAAAATCTTAGCGGCACGCGTGAAGTGATTAAGATTCAATAA